The following are encoded together in the Nocardioides sp. Arc9.136 genome:
- a CDS encoding sugar phosphate isomerase/epimerase, protein MSTPRIGLSTSSVYPESASHAFGWAARLGYDAVEVMVALDRVSQQPEMVRRLSEHHGVPVSAIHSPTLLFTQRVWGTEPWTKLQRSADMAHEVGAEVVVVHPPFRWQKEYAAGFVDGIAALEESTGIAFAVENMYPWRASQRRGVEMYLPGWDPSTEPYANTVIDLSHAAIAQADPVAMAERLGPRLRHVHLTDGTGSAKDEHLVPGRGAMDAAGFLRHLAGSGFSGEVVLEINTRRCSTREEREADLRESLDFAREHLAVRA, encoded by the coding sequence GTGAGCACGCCCCGGATCGGCCTCTCCACGTCCTCGGTCTACCCCGAGTCGGCCTCGCACGCCTTCGGCTGGGCCGCCCGGCTGGGGTACGACGCGGTCGAGGTGATGGTGGCGCTGGACCGGGTCAGCCAGCAGCCGGAGATGGTCAGGCGGCTCTCCGAGCACCACGGGGTCCCGGTCTCGGCGATCCACTCGCCCACGCTGCTGTTCACCCAGCGGGTCTGGGGCACCGAGCCGTGGACGAAGCTCCAGCGCTCCGCCGACATGGCCCACGAGGTCGGCGCCGAGGTGGTGGTCGTGCACCCGCCGTTCCGCTGGCAGAAGGAGTACGCCGCCGGGTTCGTCGACGGCATCGCGGCGCTGGAGGAGTCGACCGGCATCGCGTTCGCTGTCGAGAACATGTACCCCTGGCGGGCCAGCCAGCGGCGCGGCGTGGAGATGTACCTCCCCGGCTGGGACCCCTCCACCGAGCCCTACGCCAACACCGTCATCGACCTCTCGCACGCCGCGATCGCCCAGGCCGACCCGGTCGCGATGGCCGAGCGGCTGGGCCCCCGGCTGCGCCACGTGCACCTCACCGACGGCACCGGCTCGGCCAAGGACGAGCACCTCGTGCCCGGTCGTGGCGCCATGGACGCCGCCGGCTTCCTGCGCCACCTCGCCGGCTCCGGCTTCTCCGGCGAGGTCGTCCTCGAGATCAACACCCGCCGGTGCAGCACGCGGGAGGAGCGGGAGGCAGACCTGCGCGAGTCCCTCGACTTCGCCCGCGAGCACCTCGCGGTCCGGGCGTGA
- a CDS encoding Ppx/GppA phosphatase family protein, whose product MRLGVLDIGSNTGHLLVVDAHGGAAPLPAYSFKQPLRLAEHLDAAGAVTPAGVDALTAFTAEALVVAEEKGCEDLLAFATSAVRDATNSEAVLAHVRERTGAAISVLPGEDEARLTFLAVRRWFGWSAGRLAVFDIGGGSLEIAAGPDEAPDIARSLPLGAGRLARTYLHGGAAGADEATVRSLRKQVRAAVARDAGQLLRAGRPDRAAATSKTFRSLARICGAAPSAEGPLVRRTLPLDALAAWVPKLAAMDLAELSDLPGVSASRAHQIVPGALVAEACMDIFELSELEVCPWALREGVILERLDRMSVLGER is encoded by the coding sequence ATGCGCCTGGGCGTCCTGGACATCGGGTCCAACACCGGTCACCTGCTGGTCGTCGACGCCCACGGGGGAGCGGCGCCGCTGCCGGCGTACTCCTTCAAGCAGCCGCTGCGGCTCGCCGAGCACCTCGACGCCGCGGGTGCGGTCACCCCGGCCGGCGTCGACGCGCTCACGGCGTTCACCGCGGAGGCGCTCGTGGTGGCCGAGGAGAAGGGGTGCGAGGACCTGCTCGCGTTCGCCACCTCCGCCGTCCGTGACGCCACCAACTCCGAGGCGGTGCTGGCCCACGTGCGCGAGCGCACCGGGGCCGCGATCAGCGTGCTCCCCGGGGAGGACGAGGCGCGGCTGACCTTCCTGGCGGTGCGTCGCTGGTTCGGGTGGTCGGCCGGGCGGCTGGCGGTCTTCGACATCGGCGGCGGGTCGCTGGAGATCGCCGCGGGCCCCGACGAGGCGCCGGACATCGCGCGGTCCCTGCCCCTGGGCGCCGGACGCCTGGCGCGCACCTACCTGCACGGCGGGGCCGCCGGCGCGGACGAGGCGACGGTGCGGTCGCTGCGCAAGCAGGTGCGCGCCGCCGTCGCCCGCGACGCGGGCCAGCTGCTGCGTGCCGGACGCCCCGACCGGGCCGCCGCCACGTCGAAGACGTTCCGCTCCCTGGCGCGCATCTGCGGGGCGGCCCCGTCGGCCGAGGGGCCGCTCGTGCGCCGGACGCTGCCGCTGGACGCCCTCGCGGCGTGGGTGCCGAAGCTGGCCGCGATGGACCTCGCCGAGCTGTCGGACCTGCCGGGCGTCTCGGCGAGCCGTGCCCACCAGATCGTGCCCGGCGCGCTCGTGGCCGAGGCCTGCATGGACATCTTCGAGCTGTCCGAGCTCGAGGTGTGCCCGTGGGCGCTGCGCGAGGGCGTCATCCTCGAGCGGCTGGACCGGATGAGCGTCCTGGGCGAGCGGTGA
- a CDS encoding proline dehydrogenase family protein, producing the protein MLRQPLLALSRSTTVRELVSTLPVSSGIVRSYVPGETTAAAVATSAGLVDDGLKVTLDFLGEDTTDLAQADATVQAYVELLGQLSARGLARHAEVSVKLSAIGQALPTSERGTGHHVALENARTICRAARNAGTTVTLDMEDHTTTDSTLAILRDLRKDFPETGAVLQAYLHRTEADCRELAHEGSRVRLCKGAYDEPEEVAYQTRLDVDTAYVRCLKILLAGQGYPMIATHDPRMVEIASSLASRYGREQGTYEFQMLYGIRPEEQRRLARAGDTVRVYLPYGGEWYGYLMRRLAERPKNLTFFLRSLISKK; encoded by the coding sequence CTGCTCCGCCAGCCGCTCCTCGCGCTGTCCCGCAGCACCACCGTCCGCGAGCTCGTCAGCACCCTGCCGGTCTCCAGCGGGATCGTGCGCAGCTACGTCCCCGGCGAGACCACCGCGGCCGCGGTGGCGACGTCGGCCGGGCTCGTCGACGACGGCCTCAAGGTGACCCTGGACTTCCTTGGCGAGGACACCACCGACCTGGCCCAGGCCGACGCGACGGTGCAGGCCTACGTCGAGCTGCTGGGCCAGCTCTCGGCGCGCGGCCTGGCCCGCCACGCGGAGGTGTCGGTGAAGCTCTCCGCGATCGGGCAGGCGCTGCCCACCTCCGAGCGCGGCACCGGTCACCACGTCGCGCTGGAGAACGCCCGCACCATCTGCCGGGCGGCCCGCAACGCCGGCACGACGGTCACCCTCGACATGGAGGACCACACCACCACCGACTCGACGCTGGCGATCCTGCGCGACCTGCGCAAGGACTTCCCCGAGACCGGTGCGGTGCTGCAGGCCTACCTCCACCGCACCGAGGCCGACTGCCGCGAGCTCGCCCACGAGGGCTCGCGGGTCCGGCTCTGCAAGGGCGCGTACGACGAGCCGGAGGAGGTCGCCTACCAGACCCGCCTCGACGTCGACACCGCCTACGTCCGCTGCCTCAAGATCCTCCTGGCCGGCCAGGGCTACCCGATGATCGCCACCCACGACCCGCGGATGGTCGAGATCGCCTCCTCGTTGGCCAGCCGGTACGGCCGCGAGCAGGGGACCTACGAGTTCCAGATGCTCTACGGCATCCGCCCCGAGGAGCAGCGCCGGCTCGCCCGCGCGGGCGACACCGTCCGCGTCTACCTGCCCTACGGCGGCGAGTGGTACGGCTACCTCATGCGCCGCCTCGCCGAGCGCCCCAAGAACCTGACATTCTTCCTCCGCTCGTTGATCTCGAAGAAGTAG
- a CDS encoding TetR family transcriptional regulator — translation MSPRGRRPGAPDTRAAILAAARERFAEGGFAGTSVRSVAAAAGVDAALVHHYFGTKDDLFLAALELRVDPRAVLRPVVEAGLPGAGERLVHVLLDVWDEEETRLPLLAVLRGIGEPSGQRLLRDGVLRMVLGPVVAGLGVDQPERRAALLATQLVGVVVLRYLLEAEPLASAGREELVATYAPVVQRFLADPLP, via the coding sequence GTGAGCCCCCGCGGGCGGCGGCCGGGCGCGCCGGACACCCGCGCGGCGATCCTCGCCGCCGCGCGCGAGCGCTTCGCCGAGGGCGGGTTCGCGGGGACGTCGGTCCGCTCGGTCGCCGCGGCGGCAGGCGTGGACGCCGCCCTCGTGCACCACTACTTCGGCACCAAGGACGACCTCTTCCTCGCGGCGCTGGAGCTGCGGGTCGATCCCCGCGCCGTCCTCCGACCGGTCGTGGAGGCGGGGCTGCCCGGGGCCGGCGAGCGGCTCGTCCACGTGCTGCTCGACGTCTGGGACGAGGAGGAGACGCGGCTGCCGCTGCTCGCGGTGCTGCGGGGGATCGGCGAGCCCAGCGGCCAGCGGCTCCTGCGCGACGGCGTGCTGCGGATGGTGCTCGGCCCGGTGGTCGCCGGCCTCGGCGTGGACCAGCCCGAGCGCAGGGCGGCGCTCCTCGCCACCCAGCTGGTCGGCGTGGTGGTGCTGCGCTACCTGCTCGAGGCCGAGCCGCTCGCGTCGGCGGGCCGCGAGGAGCTGGTGGCGACGTACGCCCCGGTCGTGCAGCGGTTCCTCGCCGACCCCCTGCCCTAG
- a CDS encoding ABC transporter permease, giving the protein MSARITLAVAGRVLLQLRRDHRTLAMLLVLPCLLVALLAWMYADVGGETFDRVGPSLLAIFPFVVMFLVTSVTTLRERSSGTLERLLAMPTGRLDLLVGYALAFGLVAAVQAALAVGVGVGLLDLDVVGAVWLLGVVAIADAVLGTALGLLVSAFARTEFQAVQFMPALVVPQILLCGLFVPRDLLPRALGVVSDLLPLSYATDAMLHLSRSATTGEVWKDLAVVAGFALAGLALGAATLRRRTA; this is encoded by the coding sequence ATGAGCGCGCGGATCACCCTCGCCGTGGCCGGCCGGGTGCTGCTCCAGCTGCGCCGCGACCACCGCACGCTGGCGATGCTGCTGGTGCTGCCGTGCCTGCTGGTCGCGCTGCTGGCCTGGATGTACGCCGACGTCGGCGGCGAGACGTTCGACCGGGTCGGCCCCTCGCTGCTCGCGATCTTCCCCTTCGTCGTGATGTTCCTGGTCACGAGCGTCACCACGCTGCGCGAGCGCTCGAGCGGGACCCTCGAGCGCCTCCTGGCCATGCCGACGGGCCGGCTCGACCTGCTGGTGGGCTACGCGCTCGCCTTCGGCCTGGTGGCCGCGGTGCAGGCGGCGCTCGCGGTCGGGGTAGGCGTCGGCCTGCTCGACCTCGACGTCGTCGGGGCCGTGTGGCTGCTCGGGGTGGTCGCGATCGCCGACGCGGTCCTCGGCACCGCGCTCGGGCTGCTGGTCAGCGCCTTCGCGCGCACCGAGTTCCAGGCGGTGCAGTTCATGCCCGCGCTCGTCGTCCCCCAGATCCTGCTGTGCGGCCTGTTCGTGCCGCGCGACCTGCTGCCCCGGGCGCTCGGCGTGGTCAGCGACCTGCTGCCGCTGTCCTACGCGACCGACGCGATGCTGCACCTGAGCAGGTCGGCGACCACGGGGGAGGTGTGGAAGGACCTGGCGGTGGTGGCCGGCTTCGCGCTCGCCGGGCTGGCCCTCGGTGCCGCGACACTGCGCCGGCGAACCGCCTGA
- a CDS encoding ABC transporter ATP-binding protein produces MMNSVVAVRGLRVVRGGRAVLDGLDLEVGAGVTGLLGPSGCGKSTLLRALVGVQRTAAGTVEVLGHPAGSRPLRHRVGYVTQAASVYDDLTVAENLRFFARVLDAGPDAVERAVAAVGLGAHRDAVVGRLSGGQRSRASLAVALLRSPDLLVLDEPTVGLDPVLRRDLWSLFHRLADDGAAVLVSSHVMDEAERCDRLLLMREGRIIADDSPAGVKRRVGAADVEGAFLALVEGGAA; encoded by the coding sequence ATGATGAATTCGGTGGTGGCGGTACGGGGGCTCCGGGTCGTGCGCGGCGGGCGGGCGGTCCTCGACGGCCTCGACCTCGAGGTGGGGGCCGGCGTCACGGGCCTGCTGGGGCCGTCCGGGTGCGGCAAGTCCACGCTCCTGCGCGCGCTCGTCGGCGTGCAGCGCACCGCCGCCGGGACCGTCGAGGTGCTCGGCCACCCGGCGGGCAGCCGACCGCTGCGGCACCGGGTGGGCTACGTGACCCAGGCGGCGTCGGTCTACGACGACCTCACCGTCGCCGAGAACCTGCGCTTCTTCGCTCGCGTCCTCGACGCCGGGCCCGACGCGGTCGAGCGCGCGGTCGCGGCCGTCGGCCTCGGTGCGCACCGGGACGCGGTCGTCGGGAGGCTCTCGGGCGGCCAGCGCAGCCGGGCCAGCCTCGCCGTCGCGCTCCTGCGCTCCCCGGACCTGCTGGTGCTCGACGAGCCGACCGTCGGGCTGGACCCGGTCCTGCGGCGCGACCTCTGGTCCCTGTTCCACCGCCTGGCCGACGACGGCGCGGCGGTGCTGGTCTCCAGCCACGTCATGGACGAGGCCGAGCGGTGCGACCGGCTCCTGCTGATGCGGGAGGGGCGGATCATCGCCGACGACAGCCCGGCCGGGGTCAAGCGGCGCGTCGGCGCGGCCGACGTCGAGGGCGCGTTCCTGGCCCTGGTCGAGGGCGGTGCCGCATGA